A genome region from Lucilia cuprina isolate Lc7/37 chromosome 3, ASM2204524v1, whole genome shotgun sequence includes the following:
- the LOC111682996 gene encoding ran-binding protein 16 isoform X2: MEIQQLEILCKQLYEATDSALRSNAEKTLVQFVSSQDALPKCQMLLDRADSSYAQLLAATTLTKLIQGLNLEQRIDIRSYILNYLANRPNLQHFVVQALVTLLAKITKYGWFDTYKNEHIFQNLLEDVKTFLQGSVEHCTIGVQILSQLVLEMNSIVEVDANISFSKNRKIATSFRDQQLFDIFLLSCNLLVTARDNSKTLNFMDESQQAYVNLVSHVLRLTKNCLSFDFIGSSTDESSDDMNSVQIPTSWRPAFLDANTLKLFFDLYQILPNGLASYSLACLVQMTSVRRSLFNNSERTKFLTHLVEGVKNILVNLHGLSDPDNYHEFCRLLARLKSNYQLGELIAVPCYPEAIALIAKFTVQSLQMWQFAPNSVHYLLTLWQRMVASVPYVKSAEPHLLGTYTPEVTKAYVESRLDAVPVIVRDNIDDPLDDLCMVQQQLEQLSVIERCEYDKTCQLLVQHFDQKAREYENLLQTPNSNPMDISIHELQLTWLVYIIGSAIVGRLTVNSNDEHDTMDAELVIRVFQLMRLTDARLPQAGCEKLELAILSFLEQVRKMHISEQTQKANVYKRLSEVFGISDEQMLLSFINRKIITNLKFWGHSEQIITKTLMLLSDLSVHFNSVRKLAKLEEVQFMLTHHTSEHFPFLGTNSSLTEMRCRTMFYTSLGRLLMFDLGEDEERFYSFLTPLTNQFENLGPVLMDTNSFPNEEAKKAIIGLARDLRGLAQPLTSRVPYTMLFEWLYYSDYLPMLIRAVELWAHDPAVTTPVLKLFAELVHCRTQRLQGNVSSPMGILLFREASKLICIYGNRILHLDVPRDQQYPMRLKGISVCFTILKNALGGNYVNFGVFKLYGDDTLDNVLNIAAKMIMSIQQNDLLEYPKLASSYFNLLNCLSQDHISFLAGLEPGAFVYILESLSKGFTALDSTIYITCCSILDSIVSYIFKQLQLKMSTFPNKKLRSLTPENARFLEVVKMNSELLQNMMSTLLNNVMAEDCRNQWSMSRPLLVLILLYEDYFRSLKENILRAQPIDKQQIMAQWFDDLMSGIERNVSSKNKEKFTHNLSSFRRDVVNLPKTSNYSTGSSFIDEFS, from the exons ATG GAAATCCAACAGTTGGAGATATTGTGTAAACAACTATATGAAGCCACAGATTCTGCTTTGCGTTCCAATGCCGAAAAGACTTTGGTACAATTTGTTAGCAGCCAAGATGCTCTGCCCAAATGTCAAATGTTGTTGGATCGTGCCGATTCCAGTTATGCACAATTATTGGCCGCCACCACTTTGACTAAATTGATACAAGGTTTAAATCTGGAACAACGTATTGATATtag GAGTTATATTCTTAACTATTTGGCCAATAGACCGAATTTACAACATTTCGTAGTTCAGGCCTTGGTAACGCTTCTGGCTAAAATTACCAAGTATGGTTGGTTCGATACCTATAAAAATGAACATATATTCCAGAATCTATTGGAAgatgtaaaaacttttttacag GGCTCTGTGGAACACTGTACAATTGGAGTTCAAATTCTATCACAATTAGTTCTAGAAATGAACTCAATTGTGGAGGTTGATGCCAATATATCATTTTCCAAAAATCGTAAAATTGCTACATCATTCCGTGATCAACAACTCTTCGACATATTCCTGTTGTCGTGTAATCTTCTGGTTACAGCACGTGATAAtagtaaaacattaaatttcatGGACGAATCGCAACAAGCCTATGTCAA TCTTGTTTCTCATGTATTGCGGCTAACAAAGAATTGTTTGAGTTTCGATTTCATTGGCAGTTCAACAGATGAATCATCTGATGATATGAATAGCGTTCAAATACCCACATCATGGCGTCCAGCATTTTTAGATGCAAATACCTTGAAATTATTTTTCGATTTGTATCAAATATTACCCAATGGTTTGGCAAGCTATTCGTTAGCTTGTTTAGTACAG aTGACATCTGTACGTCGTTCTTTATTCAATAATTCAGAACGTACTAAATTTCTTACACATTTAGTGGAaggtgttaaaaatattttggtcaATTTACAT GGTTTAAGTGATCCTGATAATTACCATGAATTTTGTCGTCTATTGGCCCGTTTAAAGTCTAACTATCAATTGGGTGAATTGATTGCAGTGCCTTGTTATCCCGAAGCTATTGCATTAATTGCTAAATTTACCGTGCAATCATTACAG ATGTGGCAATTTGCCCCTAACAGTGTACATTATTTGCTTACCTTATGGCAACGTATGGTGGCTTCAGTTCCTTATGTTAAATCAGCCGAACCTCATTTATTGGGCACCTATACACCGGAGGTAACAAAAGCCTATGTTGAATCACGTCTAGATGCTGTTCCTGTCATTGTACGTGATAATATCGATGATCCTCTGGATGATTTGTGTATGGTGCAACAACAATTGGAACAACTTTCCGTTATCGAACGCTGTGAATATGATAAAACGTGCCAATTATTGGTTCAGCATTTCGATCAAAAAGCCCGTGAATATGAAAATTTACTACAAACACCCAACTCAAATCCCATGGATATAAGTATACATGAATTACAATTGACATGGTTGGTTTATATCATAGGTTCGGCTATTGTCGGTCGTCTGACGGTGAATTCGAATGATGAACATGATACTATGGATGCTGAATTGGTTATTAGAGTTTTTCAGTTAATGAGATTAACAGATGCTCGTCTACCGCAAGCAGGCTGTGAAAAACTTGAATTGGCTATCTTAAGTTTTCTGGAGCAGGTGCGCAAAATGCATATCAGTGAACAAACACAAAAGGCAAATGTTTACAAGCGTTTAAGTGAAGTATTTGGTATCAGTGATGAACAAATGCTTTTAAGTTTTATCAATCGTAAAat TATaacaaatctaaaattttgGGGCCATTCAGAGCAAATAATAACGAAAACTTTAATGCTGCTATCAGATCTCTCCGTGCATTTCAATTCCGTGCGAAAATTGGCAAAACTAGAGGAAGTACAATTTATGCTTACACATCATACg agCGAGCATTTTCCATTTTTGGGCACTAATTCCTCATTAACGGAAATGCGTTGTCGTACCATGTTTTATACATCTCTTGGACGTCTTTTAATGTTTGATTTGGGCGAAGATGAAGAgagattttatagttttctaactCCCTTAACCA ATCAATTTGAAAATCTGGGTCCTGTTCTCATGGACACCAACAGTTTTCCCAACGAGGAAGCCAAAAAGGCAATTATTGGCTTGGCCAGAGATTTGCGAGGTCTAGCTCAACCCTTAACATCACGTGTTCCTTATACCATGCTCTTTGAGTGGTT ATACTACTCCGATTATTTACCCATGTTAATACGGGCTGTCGAACTTTGGGCCCATGATCCTGCCGTCACAACACCAGTATTAAAACTATTTGCCGAATTGGTGCATTGTCGTACGCAACGTTTACAGGGCAACGTTTCCAGTCCCATGGGTATTTTGTTATTCCGTGAAGCATCAAAACTTATTTGTATCTATGGTAATCGTATTTTGCATTTGGATGTACCACGTGATCAACAATATCCCATGCGTCTGAAAGGCATTTCAGTGTGTTTTACCATTCTCAAGAATGCATTGGGTGGTAACTATGTTAATTTTGGTGTTTTCAAACTATACGGTGATGATACATTggataatgttttaaatattgctGCTAAAATGATCATGTCAATACAACAAAATGATTTGTTG gaATATCCGAAATTGGCCTCAtcttatttcaatttattgaaTTGTTTATCACAAGATCATATAAGTTTTCTGGCTGGCCTAGAACCTGGTGCATTTGTTTACATTCTAGAAAGTCTATCTAAAGGTTTTACAGCTTTGG ATTCGACTATTTATATAACCTGTTGTTCCATTTTGGATAGCATTGTATCCTATATATTTAAGCAACTTCAGTTGAAAA tgtCTACATtcccaaataaaaaattacgcaGTTTAACTCCGGAAAATGCTAGATTTTTAGAG gtTGTTAAAATGAATTCGGAATTGTTACAAAACATGATGtcaactttattaaataatgtCATGGCAGAAGACTGTCGGAATCAGTGGTCCATGTCAAGACCTTTATtagttttaatacttttgtaCGAGGATTACTTTAG ATCTCTTAAAGAAAACATTCTACGCGCACAACCTATAGACAAGCAACAAATTATGGCCCAATGGTTTGATGATTTAATGAGCGGCATTGAACGAAATGTTTCCAGTAAAAATAAAGAGAA atTCACTCATAACTTATCATCCTTCCGTCGTGATGTGGTAAACTTGCCGAAAACATCGAATTATAGCACTGGTTCGTCATTTATCGATgaattttcgtaa
- the LOC111682962 gene encoding protein-serine O-palmitoleoyltransferase porcupine, with product MDYYYYDQVGDNELEDNEEYDYDSMILPEEEETFKDVYQGCIKSSTQQVQQYIMVLLGCGFLQRIAWEVVRRSVGNNSRHQYLYHLISMVCGLIGLWFYVGVSNSIYVVLHVLNLCLFLKLAVKLKIKSTGCMLCMYTILCQLLFEYLLKSEQYETIRGPQMVVSMKLISVAFEVQDEKEKYQFLSYLGYLISPASLILGPWVSLKDYKPSFNEKFRFLHFLSRILFNILMAVVFLNLSNCLIPWFKQLLSLGLWWGTYLDAFSVRCSHYFVCYLSQATVMSAQVNAIGSSSLKSSQSIVNPWAIEFPRSLSDVIRNWNIPMHLWLKQNIFNRLLASHYPYFVCIFLTYLVSCLVHGFNYKVHMVLFSLGCFSYFENLLRRCLAQVFDACIESTACKQNCKFSICARRKGEYLTPSSLLVRLVNFLFGLIVVLQLAYLGVLLSSTSTDTLSILQIWSNMNYLGHILATIMFVFYKCI from the coding sequence atggatTATTATTACTATGACCAAGTAGGCGATAATGAACTTGAAGACAATGAGGAATATGACTACGATTCAATGATACTGCCCGAAGAAGAGGAAACTTTTAAGGATGTCTATCAAGGTTGCATTAAATCATCCACCCAGCAAGTGCAACAATATATAATGGTATTATTAGGATGTGGTTTTTTGCAACGTATTGCCTGGGAAGTGGTCAGACGTTCAGTGGGTAATAATAGTAGACATCAGTATCTGTATCATTTAATCTCTATGGTATGCGGACTTATCGGTTTATGGTTTTATGTTGGTGTTAGCAACAGCATTTATGTGGTGTTGcatgttttaaatttgtgtttattcctaaaattggctgtaaaattgaaaataaaatctacGGGTTGTATGCTCTGTATGTATACCATATTATGTCAATTGCTATTTGAATATCTATTGAAATCGGAGCAGTATGAAACTATTAGGGGACCTCAAATGGTGGTGAGCATGAAGTTAATATCGGTGGCATTTGAAGTGCAAGATGAAAAggaaaaatatcagtttttgagtTATTTAGGTTATCTCATAAGTCCGGCTTCTTTAATATTGGGACCTTGGGTCTCGTTGAAGGATTACAAACcaagttttaatgaaaaatttagatttttgcatTTCTTAAGTAGAAtcctttttaatatattaatggctgtagtatttttaaatctttccaATTGCCTAATACCCTGGTTTAAACAATTATTGAGTTTGGGTTTGTGGTGGGGCACATATTTAGATGCCTTTTCCGTGCGTTGTAGCCATTACTTTGTTTGCTATCTCTCGCAGGCTACTGTTATGTCGGCCCAAGTAAATGCCATTGGCTCTTCCTCTCTAAAATCGTCTCAATCTATTGTAAATCCTTGGGCTATAGAATTTCCTCGCTCTTTGTCAGATGTTATACGTAACTGGAATATACCCATGCATTTGTGGTTAAAACAAAACATCTTTAACCGCCTTTTGGCCTCACATTATCCatattttgtgtgtatttttctaACTTACTTGGTGTCGTGTTTAGTTCACGGCTTTAACTATAAAGTCCATATGGTTTTGTTTTCCCTGggttgttttagttattttgagaATCTTTTAAGACGTTGTTTGGCTCAAGTATTTGATGCCTGTATAGAATCTACAGCCTGTAAACAGAATTGCAAATTTTCCATATGTGCTCGTCGTAAAGGCGAATATTTAACACCATCCTCACTCTTAGTACGTTTAGTTAATTTCTTGTTTGGTTTAATAGTTGTACTACAATTGGCCTATCTGGGAGTGTTATTATCTAGCACATCAACAGATACTTTATCTATATTACAAATCTGGTCTAATATGAATTATTTGGGTCATATATTAGCCACGAtcatgtttgtattttataaatgtatttga
- the LOC111682996 gene encoding ran-binding protein 16 isoform X1 encodes MEIQQLEILCKQLYEATDSALRSNAEKTLVQFVSSQDALPKCQMLLDRADSSYAQLLAATTLTKLIQGLNLEQRIDIRSYILNYLANRPNLQHFVVQALVTLLAKITKYGWFDTYKNEHIFQNLLEDVKTFLQGSVEHCTIGVQILSQLVLEMNSIVEVDANISFSKNRKIATSFRDQQLFDIFLLSCNLLVTARDNSKTLNFMDESQQAYVNLVSHVLRLTKNCLSFDFIGSSTDESSDDMNSVQIPTSWRPAFLDANTLKLFFDLYQILPNGLASYSLACLVQMTSVRRSLFNNSERTKFLTHLVEGVKNILVNLHGLSDPDNYHEFCRLLARLKSNYQLGELIAVPCYPEAIALIAKFTVQSLQMWQFAPNSVHYLLTLWQRMVASVPYVKSAEPHLLGTYTPEVTKAYVESRLDAVPVIVRDNIDDPLDDLCMVQQQLEQLSVIERCEYDKTCQLLVQHFDQKAREYENLLQTPNSNPMDISIHELQLTWLVYIIGSAIVGRLTVNSNDEHDTMDAELVIRVFQLMRLTDARLPQAGCEKLELAILSFLEQVRKMHISEQTQKANVYKRLSEVFGISDEQMLLSFINRKIITNLKFWGHSEQIITKTLMLLSDLSVHFNSVRKLAKLEEVQFMLTHHTSEHFPFLGTNSSLTEMRCRTMFYTSLGRLLMFDLGEDEERFYSFLTPLTNQFENLGPVLMDTNSFPNEEAKKAIIGLARDLRGLAQPLTSRVPYTMLFEWLYYSDYLPMLIRAVELWAHDPAVTTPVLKLFAELVHCRTQRLQGNVSSPMGILLFREASKLICIYGNRILHLDVPRDQQYPMRLKGISVCFTILKNALGGNYVNFGVFKLYGDDTLDNVLNIAAKMIMSIQQNDLLEYPKLASSYFNLLNCLSQDHISFLAGLEPGAFVYILESLSKGFTALDSTIYITCCSILDSIVSYIFKQLQLKMSTFPNKKLRSLTPENARFLEVVKMNSELLQNMMSTLLNNVMAEDCRNQWSMSRPLLVLILLYEDYFRSLKENILRAQPIDKQQIMAQWFDDLMSGIERNVSSKNKEKFTHNLSSFRRDVVNLPKTSNYSTDNSYQIYSENNYSVSV; translated from the exons ATG GAAATCCAACAGTTGGAGATATTGTGTAAACAACTATATGAAGCCACAGATTCTGCTTTGCGTTCCAATGCCGAAAAGACTTTGGTACAATTTGTTAGCAGCCAAGATGCTCTGCCCAAATGTCAAATGTTGTTGGATCGTGCCGATTCCAGTTATGCACAATTATTGGCCGCCACCACTTTGACTAAATTGATACAAGGTTTAAATCTGGAACAACGTATTGATATtag GAGTTATATTCTTAACTATTTGGCCAATAGACCGAATTTACAACATTTCGTAGTTCAGGCCTTGGTAACGCTTCTGGCTAAAATTACCAAGTATGGTTGGTTCGATACCTATAAAAATGAACATATATTCCAGAATCTATTGGAAgatgtaaaaacttttttacag GGCTCTGTGGAACACTGTACAATTGGAGTTCAAATTCTATCACAATTAGTTCTAGAAATGAACTCAATTGTGGAGGTTGATGCCAATATATCATTTTCCAAAAATCGTAAAATTGCTACATCATTCCGTGATCAACAACTCTTCGACATATTCCTGTTGTCGTGTAATCTTCTGGTTACAGCACGTGATAAtagtaaaacattaaatttcatGGACGAATCGCAACAAGCCTATGTCAA TCTTGTTTCTCATGTATTGCGGCTAACAAAGAATTGTTTGAGTTTCGATTTCATTGGCAGTTCAACAGATGAATCATCTGATGATATGAATAGCGTTCAAATACCCACATCATGGCGTCCAGCATTTTTAGATGCAAATACCTTGAAATTATTTTTCGATTTGTATCAAATATTACCCAATGGTTTGGCAAGCTATTCGTTAGCTTGTTTAGTACAG aTGACATCTGTACGTCGTTCTTTATTCAATAATTCAGAACGTACTAAATTTCTTACACATTTAGTGGAaggtgttaaaaatattttggtcaATTTACAT GGTTTAAGTGATCCTGATAATTACCATGAATTTTGTCGTCTATTGGCCCGTTTAAAGTCTAACTATCAATTGGGTGAATTGATTGCAGTGCCTTGTTATCCCGAAGCTATTGCATTAATTGCTAAATTTACCGTGCAATCATTACAG ATGTGGCAATTTGCCCCTAACAGTGTACATTATTTGCTTACCTTATGGCAACGTATGGTGGCTTCAGTTCCTTATGTTAAATCAGCCGAACCTCATTTATTGGGCACCTATACACCGGAGGTAACAAAAGCCTATGTTGAATCACGTCTAGATGCTGTTCCTGTCATTGTACGTGATAATATCGATGATCCTCTGGATGATTTGTGTATGGTGCAACAACAATTGGAACAACTTTCCGTTATCGAACGCTGTGAATATGATAAAACGTGCCAATTATTGGTTCAGCATTTCGATCAAAAAGCCCGTGAATATGAAAATTTACTACAAACACCCAACTCAAATCCCATGGATATAAGTATACATGAATTACAATTGACATGGTTGGTTTATATCATAGGTTCGGCTATTGTCGGTCGTCTGACGGTGAATTCGAATGATGAACATGATACTATGGATGCTGAATTGGTTATTAGAGTTTTTCAGTTAATGAGATTAACAGATGCTCGTCTACCGCAAGCAGGCTGTGAAAAACTTGAATTGGCTATCTTAAGTTTTCTGGAGCAGGTGCGCAAAATGCATATCAGTGAACAAACACAAAAGGCAAATGTTTACAAGCGTTTAAGTGAAGTATTTGGTATCAGTGATGAACAAATGCTTTTAAGTTTTATCAATCGTAAAat TATaacaaatctaaaattttgGGGCCATTCAGAGCAAATAATAACGAAAACTTTAATGCTGCTATCAGATCTCTCCGTGCATTTCAATTCCGTGCGAAAATTGGCAAAACTAGAGGAAGTACAATTTATGCTTACACATCATACg agCGAGCATTTTCCATTTTTGGGCACTAATTCCTCATTAACGGAAATGCGTTGTCGTACCATGTTTTATACATCTCTTGGACGTCTTTTAATGTTTGATTTGGGCGAAGATGAAGAgagattttatagttttctaactCCCTTAACCA ATCAATTTGAAAATCTGGGTCCTGTTCTCATGGACACCAACAGTTTTCCCAACGAGGAAGCCAAAAAGGCAATTATTGGCTTGGCCAGAGATTTGCGAGGTCTAGCTCAACCCTTAACATCACGTGTTCCTTATACCATGCTCTTTGAGTGGTT ATACTACTCCGATTATTTACCCATGTTAATACGGGCTGTCGAACTTTGGGCCCATGATCCTGCCGTCACAACACCAGTATTAAAACTATTTGCCGAATTGGTGCATTGTCGTACGCAACGTTTACAGGGCAACGTTTCCAGTCCCATGGGTATTTTGTTATTCCGTGAAGCATCAAAACTTATTTGTATCTATGGTAATCGTATTTTGCATTTGGATGTACCACGTGATCAACAATATCCCATGCGTCTGAAAGGCATTTCAGTGTGTTTTACCATTCTCAAGAATGCATTGGGTGGTAACTATGTTAATTTTGGTGTTTTCAAACTATACGGTGATGATACATTggataatgttttaaatattgctGCTAAAATGATCATGTCAATACAACAAAATGATTTGTTG gaATATCCGAAATTGGCCTCAtcttatttcaatttattgaaTTGTTTATCACAAGATCATATAAGTTTTCTGGCTGGCCTAGAACCTGGTGCATTTGTTTACATTCTAGAAAGTCTATCTAAAGGTTTTACAGCTTTGG ATTCGACTATTTATATAACCTGTTGTTCCATTTTGGATAGCATTGTATCCTATATATTTAAGCAACTTCAGTTGAAAA tgtCTACATtcccaaataaaaaattacgcaGTTTAACTCCGGAAAATGCTAGATTTTTAGAG gtTGTTAAAATGAATTCGGAATTGTTACAAAACATGATGtcaactttattaaataatgtCATGGCAGAAGACTGTCGGAATCAGTGGTCCATGTCAAGACCTTTATtagttttaatacttttgtaCGAGGATTACTTTAG ATCTCTTAAAGAAAACATTCTACGCGCACAACCTATAGACAAGCAACAAATTATGGCCCAATGGTTTGATGATTTAATGAGCGGCATTGAACGAAATGTTTCCAGTAAAAATAAAGAGAA atTCACTCATAACTTATCATCCTTCCGTCGTGATGTGGTAAACTTGCCGAAAACATCGAATTATAGCACTG ATAATTCGTATCAAATTTATTCGGAAAATAATTATTCGGTTTCGGTGTGA